TTCCATTCCCACACATTTCAAtgatatatagatagatatttCGATAGGCGCTACAAGACCCACACATACCAGCCCCCTTCGACGCACATCcctaattaattttcacaCGCCATTTTACAATAGAATTTGTGACGATCTGACGCTTTCTTCAATTCGAGCAATTTGTACGCAGCGAGTTATTGAAACTCCTGCAATTCTATTGATTAAAAAAAGACTTCACGCAACGTTTATTAAACATGGAACGTAAGTATAATTTTAACACGCGCATAAGTCGCAACGTGAATTGAAAACGATGAAATATGTGCACTCTAGGTGGCGGTTATGGTGGTGGTTCGGGACAGGGATATAATAATTTCGCTGTCCCCCCACCAAATTACCAGCAAATGCCAAATAAAACGGGTAACTACAACGAGCCACCTCCGAACTACGGCAAACAAGGCGGTGGTAAGGCGTGCATGCGAACTTTGTGTTGCGAGCAACACACCAATACTCACAAACTTATGTTTTTAAGGTTATGATTCCGGTTCCGGTCATCGTGGTTCTGGTGGCAGCGGCaacggtggcggcggcggcggatcATGGAACGACAGAGGAGGCAATTCCTACGGGTATGTTATCCACTTTTAGTATTTCGCTGCTGTTGAGTTACAGCGAGGCTATTTAGATCATGGGTAGTAGTCTTTCACGGAGGTTTTTTAAGTGTTATAAGAGAAGTGTAcgcatatataaatatttacaaatcaATCCAGCCAAACCAATGAGAAAAGACACCGAGCCACTCCTTGAAACATGAAGCGTATTTTAAAGATATTATTGAAATGCAAGAGATGCACTGTGCTGCATCAGAGTGTGAAACTGCTTGAAGCTATTCCTGCAACTACGACTTGTTCCGACTGCTTAAAAACGcagaaaacataaaattataacaacaaaaaaaaacgtatctcccaatttggcaaattattatttatccGCATGACTGTATTTCATgtacgtttgtttttttttcatcgaAAATCTGTGtaaaaatattagaaaatgGTATTTCAAAATGGTTTTGACGAGTCAAATGAGTataatggtaaaaaaaaaaacagatgaTGCCCTGGGGAAACAAATATCTGCAATGCATAAATAATACTGGTTATACTGAATAAGTAATAATAAGTAATACCACAGTCGTTGCAATCGGAATAATAATGGTCGCCTAATGAAATCTATGATGAATTTGTGATAATTGCATAGAGAATCGCGCACATGTTATTATTATCGTTTTAAACCATACACTATATCATCCATTCCTGCCTTAATACGATACAATGCTAGCATAAACATGTTCCAAAATGAACATtcaaaaaatgtgtgtgttccCAACAGGATGGTTATGAAAACCAGATCAAACATGACACAAGTGTAATCGAAGATATAAAGctaaaaagaatataaaaaatatcaaccagcaatcataaaattaaataaattgtggctcgagacaaaaacaataaacaataaaaaaattcgATATATTATTAATGCACAGTTCGGAGGAATTGGTATGGTTCTGAGACTCTAATCATCTTAAGGTATTTACgtatacaaaaataataacaaattttaattattagcTATTAAGGTTATTACATATGTTTATACACATAAGAAAGCAATGATTTTGCGCCTAAGAGAGAGCTTACCTCTAACAATCTAAATGTAAGATAGTTTTAagcaatttgttttatatagtTTCAATCTCATTGACCGTTTTTaaggtattttttttgtttgtgattTTAACAACTACTAAACTACTAaacttttgaattatttatcaTTTAAGCTTGTTTTATAGTAGTTAAGCAAGAATGTAGGTATGTAGGTAGTGTTGTGTGTTTAATAACGATGGTATTTTGCTGCGATATACCTACTACATACATAAGTGTATTTAACTGGGTCGAACTCCTTCCTTCCCTCTCATTTCTGTGAATTTGGTAAACAAATGCTTTTCCAATAGTAGACTAATGCAAACGTTAAGATTATGTGTATAAGAGTTAGGTGTATGTATGGCAAACAGTATGTACGTTGTCCTCCTTGGCAGTTTGATCAGTGACTGCCGCCGCACTTGGCTCTAATTTTGTGATGGAAAGCAACAAAACGGACATTCGCTGTTTGAACGTCGTCGTCACTGACCGAACTGTGCCGGGTGCTCTATAGATGGTATTAGATGCCATAAGATCGAACAAAGCAATACGTATTCTAACAAGGGATCCTAGGCGTATACCTCACCATACTGcattaaaaccaaaatcaaaGCATTAAATAAGTTATTCAATATCCTCTTTTAGAAATGGAGGCGCCAGCAAGGACAGCTACAACAAAGGTAAAAATAATgcaaacaattgcaaacataTCGAGTAATGTATACCAATATTTTTCTACATATTGAACTTGAATCTAAAATCGAAGTAGaacaacaaaattttaaacacaaaaaagaaaacccaaaCCGATTAGAACATAAAAACAGAGTCTAATTCCAAACCAAAAGAgtaaataattgaatatgcaTATTAAACAAACATCCTCCTTTCCTGGCGGCATTCTTTTCATTGTGGGGCCTTGCCCATTTGAAATTTCGTCGAAAAGTCCACGCATCGTTACCTATAAAGTGTATTTAGCGTACTTTTCCAAATCGTTGATCTCTGTTTGATCAATATATAATGGTTAACGACCGACTCGGTCAGCCCACGGgtatttagtatttaatttcTGTAAAGTGTTGTATACATGTGTCAAAGCGTTGTCACGAATCAAATCAAGGGTTGGTCGGTCGGGCTAACTCCTGGCAATTTGGGGTCACCTGTTTGTGTTCTTGTGTACCAGTCAGTCTGGCTTTGATAGCTCAAAAGCCGACCGAAACCCGTTCAAAGTGTCCCCATGTCGTCTCTCCCACGGTCGTCCACCCACTAAAGGTTTTTTGAAATACACCTCAAAATTCTGGTTTCACATCTAAGTGTCCTGGTTAAAATGTCACGGAACAGCCGTCTACTTTGGTCCTCACCTTCGTTGCATTTTTTGGTGGTTGCAGTGAGGCGAGAAGTTctaagaaaaaaacaaaacaaaaaaaagaaaatgaaaaaaccaaatattaattaaataaagtagcAGTTGCATTCTAAGCTATACCCTGCCGTGCCAGCTCGTCCTTATTTCCCATTCGCTTTTGTAGGACACGGAGGATACTcgggcggcggcggtggtggtggaggaggcggcggcggtgggTCCGGTGGCAACGACATGATCACCCAGGAGGACACCATCTTTGTCTCCGGCATGGATCCCTCGACCACCGAGCAGGACATTG
The DNA window shown above is from Drosophila melanogaster chromosome X and carries:
- the caz gene encoding cabeza, isoform E, with protein sequence MERGGYGGGSGQGYNNFAVPPPNYQQMPNKTGNYNEPPPNYGKQGGGYDSGSGHRGSGGSGNGGGGGGSWNDRGGNSYGTRRILGRRRWWWRRRRRWVRWQRHDHPGGHHLCLRHGSLDHRAGH